The DNA window TTTTAAAAAGTACCAGGTCGAACGACGGATCTATTCCTTTCTTTTTTTCACTTCAGTCCCCATGTTTGCGGTTTTCGGTTTTCTAAGTCTTCATACCCGGGTCTACGGCAACTGGCCGGGGGCCGGATACCTGACCGCCTGCATAATGGTCGCAGCATTCTTTACAGAAAAGACAAAAGATATTTTTCGCCCCCAGAAACTTTCATCGGGTCACAAATTATGGTCATGGACGGTGGGAACCGCCTATTGCATTACCGCCCTGATCCTGCTCCAGGTTGTCTGGCCGATTCTGCCGATACCGCTGAAACTGGATCGCACCGCCACGGAACTCTCCGGCTGGCGGGAGCTGGGAATTAAAGCGGAAGAGCTCCGCCGGCAGATGCCGATGCCGGAAAAAACCTTTTTCTTCGGCCTGCGCTATCAAACCGCCAGCGAACTGGCCTTTTACACCCCGGGACAGCCCCGGACCGTCTCCATCAACAAATGGAAAAGACCGAATGTGTATGACTACTGGTGGAAGGACAAAGACTTGATCGGCTGGAATGCCGTGGGGGTTACCTATGAACCAGACAGTCATATCACCCGGCTGAACCAGGTGTTTGAAAAAGTCGACCCGCCCATCGAACTGAAAATCTACCGCCAAAAAGTTTTCTATTCTGATCAAAGCCAAGTAACGCCGGTCAAATCCTTTTTTCTTTACCGGGCCTATGGCTTTAAGGGGGGACTCCGCTGGGTGCCGCCGGATCAGAACGATATCCGGGCCGGCTGACACCTGAAGGGACAGATATCAGGGACTGGGGGTCAGGGATCGGCGGGGAACGAGGATCAAGGTTGGTTGCGAGTAAATCGTAACGCGGGACGAGTGACGGGTAGGCATTACGTAGTAGGCAGTAGGCAGTTGGCACGGGCGGTATATTTGCCTTCGGTCTTCAGCCTAAGAGCCTTAACACAGAAGCGCTGCAATCAAAGAAACCGGAGAGAGAGGTATTGTCTTGCAGAAATCCATTGTTTATTTCCGGCAGCCCGGAGAGCAGAACACCCCGCAGGTAATCCAGAAAGCCAAGGAACGCGCCCTGGAACTTGGCATCAAGGAAGTCGTTGTTGCCAGCACCTCGGGGAAAACGGGTGTTGCCATGGCCGACGCGCTGAAAGGCACGGGGATCCGCACCGTAGCCGTGACGCATCATTACGGTTCCCATGAAAAAGGCAAGTGGGATGTGGATCCCGGTCATGAAGCCGAGCTGAAAGCACTGGGTGCAGCCATTGTTTCCCAGACCCACAGTTTTTCCGGCATCGAAAAAGCGATATCCAGGACCAGCGGCGGCATCAGCCGGATTGAAATTGTGGCAGATACCCTGCGCAAGCTGTTCGGGCGAGGATTTAAAGTAGCAGTTGAAGTGGCTGTCATGGCGGCCGATTCCGGCGCCATTTCCATGCAGGACGACATCATTGCACTGGGCGGTTCAGCCCGCGGCGCGGATGTGGCCTGCGTCATCAGACCCGCCCATTCCAAAGACTTTTTCAGCCTCCAGGTTAAAGAAATCATCGCGATGCCGCAAGAAAAATAGATCCGGAGAAGTATCATTTTTTTTCGCTATAACAACCTGAAATGAGCGATAACGAAATCGTATTAATTGTCGATGAACACAATCAGGTCGTCGGGGCTGAACCGCGATCCGCCATGCGCCGGATGAATCTGCCCCACCGCGCATCCTACATCCTGGTATTTGACCGCAGAGAGCGTCTTTTTATCCACAAGCGCACCCAAAGCAAGGATGTTTTCCCGGGGTATTATGACATTGCCGGCGGCGGTGTGGTGAAAAAAGGGGAAACCTACCGCCAGTCGGCGGAACGGGAACTGTTTGAAGAACTCGGCATCCGCGGCGTTCCCCTCACCGAACTCTTTGACTGTTTTTACAGCGATGAACACTGTCGGGTCTGGGGCCGGGTTTATCGCTGCGAATACAACGGCGATATGACGCTTCAGAAAGAAGAAATTGAAAGCGGCCGATTTATGGCGGTCTCCGATATTCTCACAAACACTGATAGTCTGAAAATCACTCCGGACTCCCTGCTAATCCTGCAGCGATATGTGCGGATGCAACCAACAACTCTGTCTTAAAAGATATAGGAGGTCGAAATGAGCGGTAACAGAATTCATTACGGCTGGATCGTCATCTTCATGGGGCTCCTGACCACCATTGCCGCCCACGGCTTCGGACGGATGTCTTATACCATCATCCTGCCGGCCATGAAGGACGGCCTCCAGTTTAATTACACCCAACTGGGGCTGCTGGGCACCGGAAACTTTGTCGGGTATCTGACCATGGCCATCACCGGCGGATTTCTGGCGGCCCGCTATGGCACCCGCATCGTGATTACCCTGGCGCTGATCCTGATGGGCATCACCATGATGTTGACGGGGCTGGCCCAATCTTTCGGGTTTGCCCTGACCATGCGATTTTTAACCGGTCTGGGCAACGGTGCGGCCTATGTTCCGGCCATGGCGCTGGGTTCGGCCTGGTTTGTTATCACCCGGAGGGGGTTTGCAACCGGGATTGTTTCGGCCGGAATCGGCGCAGGCACGCTTATATCCGGTCTGTTGGTGCCGCCCATATTGGCCGCATACGGTCCCAGCGGCTGGCGCTTTTCCTGGTATATCCTGGGCGGAACGGTCCTGTTGATCGCAGGCGTCGTGTCTCTCCTGATCCGCAGCCGGCCGGACGAAAAGGGTCTTCTGCCAATTGGCGCCATCCCGCAGGAATCTGCAAGCCCGGCGGCCTCAGCCGTTAAGGTTTCCTCCCTTCAATGGACGGACGTATATACCATGCCTTCGGTCTGGTACCTGGGGATTGTCTACTTTTTCTACGGCCTGTCTTATATCATCTATATGGTTTTCTTTGCCGCTTATCTGGTAAAGGAAATGGGGCTTTCACCCGCCTGGGCCGGCGGGTTATGGGCGCTGGTGGGCGGGTTGAGTGTTTTTTGCGGCGTGATCTGGGGCAGCATCTCCGACCGTCTCGGCCGAAGCCGAGGTGCGGCTTTGGCCTATCTCGTTCTGGGAATTTCCTACCTCATCTTTGCCTTGATCAAAAATAAATACGGATTTTACCTGTCGGCAATCACGTTCGGACTGACCGCCTGGAGCATTCCCACCATCATGGCGGCGGCAGCCGGTGATTTTGTCGGCCCCCGCCTGGCCCCGGCCGGGCTGGGGTTCATCACCCTGTTTTTCGGAATCGGCCAGGCCTTGGGACCGGCCATTGGAGGTTTTATCGCCGACATCAGCCGGTCTTTTACCATCCCGTTTTTAGCGGCGGCGGTGATATCATTTGCGGGGATGGTATTTTCACTGTATCTCAAAGCGCCGGGGGATAGGAACAACTCCTGAAGAATCCACAAAAAAAACTATAAATCCGAAAATCGAATTTCGTGCTTCGAATTTAGAGCCTTCTCATTTCGCAAGGCAGGGCCACTAACTGACCTGGCCTTGAATACCAGGTTTTTCGTGCGGGAATAAAGAGAGAGCCACTCTAAAATAGAAAGTTATGTCCTGATCATTCCCGCCGGTGAAGTTTCTTGATTCTGAACAGCTCCTGAAAGACAAACAGCGATTTTTTCAAGCTGTCATACTGAATCCGCGAATTCTCAGCGTGGCGCCAGACCACCGGAAATTGAGCAACCTTAAAGTTGTTCAGTTTGGCCAGCCAGAGAATCTCGGGGTCAAATATAACACTGTCCAGTTTTTGTTGGGCAAAGAGATTCCGTGCGGCCGGTGCGGTAAATATTTTAAACCCGCACTGGGTGTCCGGGTAGCGGATGCCGAGGTAAAAATTCTGAATGACGGTATAAAGCTTGGCTGAAAGCTCCCTGAAAAAGTTCTGATGCTGGGTGACCACCGATCCGCTCAGCGCCCGCGAGGCAATCGCCGCGTCAAATCCCTCCCGGATCAGGGCCAGGCCCCTTTCCACCGCTTCGATGGGAACGGAATAGTCGGCGTCCATAAACATGATGATGTCGCCGCTACCCCTTAACATGCCGTAGCGGACGGCGTATCCCTTTCCCCGATTGGGATGATACTCCAATGCCTTTAAGACAACCTTACCCTTCGTCTGGAAGCTGCCGGCAACCTCGCGGGTTTCGTCTTTGCTGCCGTCACTGACCACGACGACTTCACTCGGGTAGTCCTGCCGCTCCAGATAGGCAAGCGTCTGGGTTAAGGTGCCCACAATTCGATCCGCTTCATTATATGCCGGAATGATAATGGATAGTTTCATTAAACGCCCTGTTTTTTTTTCAATAGACCCTTTTGTTGCAACTGCAGGGCAAATTGGATTACCCGGCGGCTGATCCCGGCAAGCAGGAGCCCGCAAAGTGTCCCGGCAATACTGCCGATGAGAACATCAAAGGGGAAATGAACCCCCAGATAGACCCGGGAATAACCCACCAGGAAGGCGATCAGGTAAAACAACGGCCATAATTTTCTGAAAAAAAAGCTTAAGAAAAAGGCTGCTGCAAAAATATTGGTCGCATGAGAGGATGGCAGTGACAGGGATTCCCCCCGGACAATCGTTTTTAATTCAGGGGTGACACTCCAAGTCTTAAACATTCTATCATACAGATGAACGTGCGACAGGGAATGATAGGGCCGGGGCCGGTCGAACAGCGGCTTTAAAACGCCCGAGCTGATCCATTCTGAAAAAGATATCAGTGCCAGTATGGCGATGGCAACGATTCGAAGCTTGATCTTCGTCTGAACAAACGCAAACTGCCGCAGCGGGATAGAGAGCGGCGGGAAGTTGACTTTTTCCAGCTTTAGAACGATCCGCTGGGATACCCGCGATCCCGCTAATATGAATAACAGCCAGGCGATCAGCAGGGGCACATAAAAATTCTTTTCATTTGAAACAAACGGCATCAACGCATCGAAAAATGCGTTCTTTCCGCCTGTGTTAATCAAATAAAAAAGACTGACATCTATTTTTTCGATCAATGGCCACATCGTTTCAGTCACCCGTCCGGGTGGGATTCTGCTTGTGTTTCGTTTGCAAACTGCATCTGATAAAGTTTGAAATACTCACCCCGGCGGGCCATCAGTTCATCGTGCCTGCCCTCTTCGACGATTCGGCCGTCGGAAATCACGATAATCCGGTGGGCATAGGCGATGGTGGAAAGCCGATGGGCGATCACAAAGGTCGTTCGCCCCCTCATCAGATTTTCAAGGGCCTTTTGTACCAGTTTTTCAGATTCGGCGTCCAGGGATGAAGTGGCTTCGTCCAGTATCAGTATCGGTGCATCTTTCAGCAGCGCCCGGGCAATGCAGATCCGCTGTTTTTCACCCCCGGAGAGCCGACTGCCCAGTTCGCCGATGGTGGTATCGAATTGGTGCGGAAAGCTTTGGACAAAATCATAGGCATAGGCCGCCCGGGCCGCATTTTCAATGGCTTCGGCCGATGCATCTGGATTGCCATAGGCGATGTTGTTGCGGACCGTATCGTTAAACAGAATGGGTTCCTGGGTAACCATCGCGATCTGACTGCGCAGGGACACGATAGCGGCGTTACGAATGTCAATTCCGTCGATAAGAACAGCCCCGCTGCTGACGTCATAGAATCTCGCAATCAAATTGACCAGGGATGTCTTGCCGCCGCCGCTCATGCCCACCAGCGCCAGAATCTCGCCGGCGGAAACATTCAGATCGATATTTTTCAGGATCAGGGTGTCATCACTCCCCTCATATTTAAAAAAAACATCCTTAAACATAACGCTGTGAGGACCGGGTGTTATCTTCACGGGGCGTTCGGGGTCCCGGATATCGGATTCGGTTTCAATGATGTCAAAGACCCGGTCTGCTGCGGCCAGACCTTCCTGAATGGCATTGTTGACCCGGCTGATTTTTTTAACCGGATCATAAAGCATCAGAACCGCCCCGATAAAAGATGAAAATGTTCCCAGGGTAGACGAGCCCTCAAATACGCTTTTACCGCCATACCAGATGATAAAAGCAACCCCGACGCCGGCCAGCAGTTCCATGATCGCCGGCGAAAGCGCCTTGGCGATGACCGCCTTGATTTCAAAATCAAACAGCCTCCGATTTTTTATAAAAAAGCGTTTTTTTTCATGGGGCTCCATCCCAAAAGCCTTGACAATTTTTGAACCCGCAAAGGTTTCATGCAAAAAGGCAAACAGTTCCGCCATGGCTTCCTGGCTTCGGGTGGTGAATCGACGTACCCGCCGGCCGAATTCAAAAACCGGAAAGAATGCAACCGGCAAAATGATAATGGCGATCAGTGCCAGCTTCCAGTCGCGGTAAAATATAACAATTGTCAGCCCGATGATGGTAAAGAAATCCCTGAAGGCTGCTTTCACGGCATCGGATACCATTGACCGGATCAAAGCGACATCATTGGTAATTCGCGACATCAGAACGCCGGTTTTCATCCGATGGAAAAAGGAAAGGGGCAGATCCTGGATGCGGCTGTAAAGGCTGTCCCGCAGGCGCTTGATGATGTTAAGCCCCACATAACTCATGAAGTATTCCTGGCCGTAAAGACCGACGCCGCGGATTAAAAATATACCGATGACCACAAAGGGGAGCTTCCAGAGCATGGCGACGTCTTTAGCGATGAAGATGTCGTCGATGACGTTTTTGATCAAAAGCGCGGTTGCCCCGGTGGTCGCCGCCACCAGTATGCTGGAGACGATGGAAAGATAAAGCCTGAAGCGATTTTCCTTGATCAGCGCCAGCAGGTATTTATGACGCTCTTTTATTTTAGGCAGTTTTACAGTTTTCATATCGTCAGGATATCATATGACCGTAAAAACGATCCGCGCTTGTGGTAATCCGGCAAAGTTCCTCCTCCAGGCGCAACCGACAAGCGGACACCGTCTCCGGGTCAGCGTTTTCGGGAACACGGACAGGATCGCCATAAACGATCCGGCATCCGGCAAATGGCATCGGGAGTATAAAGCGGTCCCAGCTGTTGAATACTTTTATGCGGCTGGCGCTGTAAGTGACCGGTACGATCGGCAAGCCGGTTTTTTTTGCCAGCATAATGATGCCGGGCTGAACTTTAAAGCGCGGGCCCTGGGGCCCGTCCGGGATGATCCCGGCCGGCCGGCGGTTTTCTTTTAAATTTTTTATCATTTGAGAAAGCGCCCGCAGCCCCCCCCGCGTAGTTGACCCCCTGAAGGTATCATGGCCTTGTCTTTGAAGCGTTCGGGCGATGAACTCTCCATCCTGGGATTGACTGACGAGGATTGCCGCATTCCACCCCTGGTAAAGAAAACTGATGAGCAGAATACGCGAATGCCAGAAGGCAAAGATAAACCTGCGGCTTCCGATGATGGATGCTACCTTTTCGAAATCGATGGTCTCAATCCGGGTTGTTTTAAACAGCAGATCCACCAGCAGCTTGCCGAATATGCCGATCAGCTTCCATTTCAGTTCTTCAAACCACGGGGGTGATGATTTTTTCATTATTATTTTTCCAGCAGGGCCATTGCAACGGCGGCCGTCCGATCAGATGCCCCCGGGCCGCCCAGGGCGCCGACGGCAGATCGCAGCTCTTTTCGCAGCTGATCCAGGCCGGCTGCATCCCCTAACATCGCCGTTACTTTTGCAGCGATATTTTCAGGAAAGGCCTGGCCCTGAACCAGTTCGGGAACGATTTCTCTGTCGGCAATAAGGTTCACCAGCCCCATGTACCGCACTTGAATCAGCGCCCTTCCCATCCAGTAGCTGGGGAGGGACACCCTGTAAATAAT is part of the Desulfobacterales bacterium genome and encodes:
- a CDS encoding lysophospholipid acyltransferase family protein codes for the protein MKKSSPPWFEELKWKLIGIFGKLLVDLLFKTTRIETIDFEKVASIIGSRRFIFAFWHSRILLISFLYQGWNAAILVSQSQDGEFIARTLQRQGHDTFRGSTTRGGLRALSQMIKNLKENRRPAGIIPDGPQGPRFKVQPGIIMLAKKTGLPIVPVTYSASRIKVFNSWDRFILPMPFAGCRIVYGDPVRVPENADPETVSACRLRLEEELCRITTSADRFYGHMIS
- the yfcD gene encoding NUDIX hydrolase YfcD, which gives rise to MSDNEIVLIVDEHNQVVGAEPRSAMRRMNLPHRASYILVFDRRERLFIHKRTQSKDVFPGYYDIAGGGVVKKGETYRQSAERELFEELGIRGVPLTELFDCFYSDEHCRVWGRVYRCEYNGDMTLQKEEIESGRFMAVSDILTNTDSLKITPDSLLILQRYVRMQPTTLS
- a CDS encoding glycosyltransferase family 2 protein, encoding MKLSIIIPAYNEADRIVGTLTQTLAYLERQDYPSEVVVVSDGSKDETREVAGSFQTKGKVVLKALEYHPNRGKGYAVRYGMLRGSGDIIMFMDADYSVPIEAVERGLALIREGFDAAIASRALSGSVVTQHQNFFRELSAKLYTVIQNFYLGIRYPDTQCGFKIFTAPAARNLFAQQKLDSVIFDPEILWLAKLNNFKVAQFPVVWRHAENSRIQYDSLKKSLFVFQELFRIKKLHRRE
- a CDS encoding phosphatase PAP2 family protein → MWPLIEKIDVSLFYLINTGGKNAFFDALMPFVSNEKNFYVPLLIAWLLFILAGSRVSQRIVLKLEKVNFPPLSIPLRQFAFVQTKIKLRIVAIAILALISFSEWISSGVLKPLFDRPRPYHSLSHVHLYDRMFKTWSVTPELKTIVRGESLSLPSSHATNIFAAAFFLSFFFRKLWPLFYLIAFLVGYSRVYLGVHFPFDVLIGSIAGTLCGLLLAGISRRVIQFALQLQQKGLLKKKQGV
- a CDS encoding MFS transporter, with the protein product MSGNRIHYGWIVIFMGLLTTIAAHGFGRMSYTIILPAMKDGLQFNYTQLGLLGTGNFVGYLTMAITGGFLAARYGTRIVITLALILMGITMMLTGLAQSFGFALTMRFLTGLGNGAAYVPAMALGSAWFVITRRGFATGIVSAGIGAGTLISGLLVPPILAAYGPSGWRFSWYILGGTVLLIAGVVSLLIRSRPDEKGLLPIGAIPQESASPAASAVKVSSLQWTDVYTMPSVWYLGIVYFFYGLSYIIYMVFFAAYLVKEMGLSPAWAGGLWALVGGLSVFCGVIWGSISDRLGRSRGAALAYLVLGISYLIFALIKNKYGFYLSAITFGLTAWSIPTIMAAAAGDFVGPRLAPAGLGFITLFFGIGQALGPAIGGFIADISRSFTIPFLAAAVISFAGMVFSLYLKAPGDRNNS
- a CDS encoding ABC transporter transmembrane domain-containing protein, translating into MKTVKLPKIKERHKYLLALIKENRFRLYLSIVSSILVAATTGATALLIKNVIDDIFIAKDVAMLWKLPFVVIGIFLIRGVGLYGQEYFMSYVGLNIIKRLRDSLYSRIQDLPLSFFHRMKTGVLMSRITNDVALIRSMVSDAVKAAFRDFFTIIGLTIVIFYRDWKLALIAIIILPVAFFPVFEFGRRVRRFTTRSQEAMAELFAFLHETFAGSKIVKAFGMEPHEKKRFFIKNRRLFDFEIKAVIAKALSPAIMELLAGVGVAFIIWYGGKSVFEGSSTLGTFSSFIGAVLMLYDPVKKISRVNNAIQEGLAAADRVFDIIETESDIRDPERPVKITPGPHSVMFKDVFFKYEGSDDTLILKNIDLNVSAGEILALVGMSGGGKTSLVNLIARFYDVSSGAVLIDGIDIRNAAIVSLRSQIAMVTQEPILFNDTVRNNIAYGNPDASAEAIENAARAAYAYDFVQSFPHQFDTTIGELGSRLSGGEKQRICIARALLKDAPILILDEATSSLDAESEKLVQKALENLMRGRTTFVIAHRLSTIAYAHRIIVISDGRIVEEGRHDELMARRGEYFKLYQMQFANETQAESHPDG
- a CDS encoding pyruvate kinase alpha/beta domain-containing protein, with protein sequence MQKSIVYFRQPGEQNTPQVIQKAKERALELGIKEVVVASTSGKTGVAMADALKGTGIRTVAVTHHYGSHEKGKWDVDPGHEAELKALGAAIVSQTHSFSGIEKAISRTSGGISRIEIVADTLRKLFGRGFKVAVEVAVMAADSGAISMQDDIIALGGSARGADVACVIRPAHSKDFFSLQVKEIIAMPQEK